The Streptomyces asoensis DNA window GTACGGGCAGCCGGTCGTCGAGCCCACCGCGGTGTGGCAGACCCCGGCGGCCGCGGGCGCCGGCGGCGGCAACGGCGGCGGGACCGCTCTCCTCACCCCCGTGGCCGCCGAGCCCGGCCCGGCCGGCAGGAAGCGCGCCCGCGGCCCGTTCGCGCTCCTGGCCGCCGTGGCGATCGTCGCGGCCGCGATAGGCGGCGGCACGGCCTACGGCATCCAGGAGCTGACCGGCAAGTCCGAGGTGGTCTCCTCCTCCACCACCACCAGCGTGGTGCCCTCCAGCAAGACCGGTGACGTGGCCACCATCGCCGCGGCGGTCAGCCCGAGCGTCGTCGAGGTCAGCGCCACGCTCAGCAACGGGACCTCCACCGGCTCCGGCGTGATCATCACCAGCGCAGGCGAGATCATCACCAACAACCACGTCATCTCCGGCGCCACCTCCATCAAGGTGAAGACGAGCGACGGCAGGTCGTACACCGCCCAGGTGGTCGGCACCGACAGCAAGAAGGACCTCGCGCTCATCAAGCTGGAGAACGCGTCCGGCCTGAAGCCGGCGACCCTCGGCAACTCCGACGGCGTCAAGGTCGGCGACACGGTCGTGGCGATCGGCTCCCCCGAGGGCCTGACCGGCACCGTCACCAGCGGCATCGTCTCCGCGCTGAGCCGGGACGTGACCGTCTCGACGGACGAGAGCCAGAGCCAGGGCCAGGGCGGTCAGGGCGGCGGCAACTGGCCCTTCCAGTTCGGCGGCCAGCAGTTCAACGGTGACACCGGTACGTCCACGACGACCTACAAGGCGCTCCAGACGGACGCCTCCCTGAACCCCGGCAACTCCGGCGGCGCGCTCATCGACGCCGGCGGCAACATCATCGGCATCAACTCCGCCATGTACTCCGCCGCGGCGGACTCGTCCTCCTCCGACGCGGGCAGCGTCGGCCTCGGCTTCGCCATCCCGATCAACACCGTCAAGGCCGACCTCGCCACCCTGCGGGCCGGCGGCTCCGACAGCTGAGCCCACACCACCGAGCCAGGGAGCACGTCATGATCAAGCAGGTTTCGCACACGGTGACCGGTTGCGGTGCGGCCGACCTCGGCCTGGCCCTCGACGTGGCGTACGAACTGCACCCTCCCCTCGCGTCCGACCGGGCGCCCGAGGTGGCCGCCCCGCAGCTGATGGGTCTGCGCACCACCGCGGCCCGCCCGCACCGGCGCAAGGTGCCGCTGAACCGGCTCGCCGCCCTGCGCGGCTGAGCTCCGCGCGGCCGGGCCCGCGCGATCCGCCCTTCCCGCGCACACCGGGAACCGTGCGAGGCTGAGGACACTCAGCACGTCCAGCAGGTCCGGCCTCCCGTCGTCCCACCGCATCCCGAGGAATCCACGCCATGAGCCCCGCCGAAGGCGACCGTGACACCCAGCGCATCCTGATCGTCGACGACGAGCCGGCGGTGCGCGAAGCACTCCAGCGCAGCCTCGCCTTCGAGGGCTACGACACGGAGGTCGCCGTCGACGGCGCGGACGCGCTGGAGAAGGCGACGGCCTACCGGCCCGACCTGCTCGTCCTGGACATCCAGATGCCGCGCATGGACGGCCTGACCGCCGCCCGCCGCATCCGCGGGGCCGGCGACACCACACCCATCCTGATGCTGACGGCCCGCGACACGGTCGGCGACCGGGTCACCGGACTGGACGCGGGGGCGGACGACTACCTCGTCAAGCCCTTCGAGCTGGACGAACTGTTCGCCCGCGTCAGGGCCCTGCTGCGGCGCAGCTCCTACGCGGCGGCCGACGCGGCCGCCGTGCAGGACGACGAGGCCCTCACCTTCGCCGACCTGCGCATGGACCTCGCCACGCGCGAGGTGACCCGCGCCGGGCGTCCCGTGGAACTGACCCGCACGGAGTTCACCCTCCTGGAGATGTTCATGGCCCACCCGCGCCAGGTCCTCACGCGCGAGCAGATCCTCAAGGCGGTCTGGGGCTTCGACTTCGAGCCCTCGTCCAACTCCCTGGACGTGTACGTGATGTACCTGCGGCGCAAGACGGAGGCGGGCGGCGAGCCGCGCCTCGTGCACACCGTGCGGGGCGTCGGGTACGTACTGCGGCAGGGCGGGGCGGAGTGAACAAGGTCGTCCGGCGGCTGCGGACCCTGCCGATCAGGGCCCGGCTGTCGATGCTGGTCGCTGCCGCTGTGGCGTTCGCGGTGGCGGCGGTGTCGGTGACCTGCTGGTTCATCGTGCAGGGGAAACTGTACGACCAGGTCGACGAGGATCTGCAGAAGTCGTTGAGCATGCCGCGGCTTCAGGACCAGGCCATGACCGCGGTCAACAACTGCACCACGAAGACCTCGAAGGACATCGGCAACGGACCCCGCAACACCTACTACCAAGTGGTCACGGAGGACGGAAAGTCCTGCGTCATGCCGTACTCCGTCGGCACGGTCGACGTCACCCGGGCCGACATGGACCTGATCAAGCGGGGGAACGGCTCTCGCGGTGTCTTCCGCAACGGCACCGACGCCGAGGGTGCCGACGTACGGGTCCTCACACTGCCGGGGTTCACCGTCTCCGACCCGTCCACCCAGAGCACCACCAACGCCGGCCTCCTGATCGCGCTCCCGTTGAAGAACACCCAGTCCACCCTCAACGACCTCGCTCTCCTGCTCCTCCTCGTCTCCGGTATCGGCGTCCTCGGGGCCGGGGCCGCCGGTCTGGCGGTCGCACGGGCCGGGCTGCGGCCCGTCGACAAGCTCACCGAGGCCGTGGAACACGTGGCCCGGACGGAGGACCTCGGCATCCGGATCCCCGTCGACGACGAGACCGACGACGAGATCGCCCGCCTCTCGCGCTCCTTCAACTCCATGACCGCCTCCCTCGCCAGCTCCCGTGAGCTCCAGCAGCAGCTGATCGCGGACGCCGGGCACGAGCTCCGCACCCCCCTGACCTCCCTGCGCACCAACATCGAGCTCCTCACCCGCAGCGAGGAGACGGGCCGTCCGATCCCCGAGGCGGACCGCAAGGCGCTCCTCGCCTCCGTGAAGGCGCAGATGACCGAGCTGGCGTCGCTGATCGGCGACCTCCAGGAACTGTCCCGTTCCGAGGGCCAGCGCGGCGAGCGCGTGCAGGTGGTCTCGCTGGAGGACGCCGTGGAGTCGGCGCTGCGCCGGGCCCGGCTGCGTGGCCCGGAGCTGACCATCACGGCGTCGCTGGAGCCCTGGTACACCCGGGCCGAGCCGGCCGCGCTGGAACGGGCCGTGGTCAACATCCTGGACAACGCGGTGAAGTTCAGCCCCGAGGGCGGCACGATCGACGTCCGGTTGAGCGGGGGGACCCTGACCGTGCGCGACCACGGCCCCGGCATCCCCTCCGAGGAACTCCCGTACGTCTTCGACCGGTTCTGGCGCTCCCCCAGTGCGCGGGCCCTGCCGGGTTCGGGTCTCGGTCTGTCGATCGTCGCCCGCACGGTGGAGCAGGCCGGCGGTCAGGTGGCCCTGGCGCGCGCGCAGGGCGGCGGCACGGTGGCGACGGTCCGGCTGCCGGGGGCGCCGACCCCTCCCCCGGACGACCCCTTGGTCCCCGCGTAGGCCGAGCAGGCCGAGTACGTGAGTACGGCAACCTTTCCGGTCCGGGCGGCGACCCAGGAGCGCACCAACTCCCCCCGCCCCCACGGAAGGCAGCCGTATGAGCGAGCACCGCCGCCGGCCGGCCCGGTCGGCCGACCCGACCGCACCGGCCACGACGACCACGTCCCCCGACAGGACCTCCCCGGCCGGAGCGGCGAGGACAGGGCCCCGTCACCGCAGGCGCGCCGGCGCCGCCTTCGCGATCGGCCTGCCCCTCGTCCTCACCGCCGCAGGCACGCTCGCCTACGGCACGGACCTCGGCCTGTTCGGCGCGGCCGGGCAGGCACGGGCCGCGGCCGCGACCGTCACCGCGCCCGCCTGGGCCACCGCCTCGGCCGACGGTTTCGCGTCGGTCGACGCCCTCGGGCAGAACGGCACCTACGGCGGCCGGGACGGCCGGACCGTCACCGTGAAGACCCTCGCCGATCTGGAGAAGTACGCGACCGCGGCCGAGCCGTACGTCATCGTCGTCGCGGCGGCGATCACCATGGACCCGGTCGGCAAAGAGATCAAGGTCCAGTCGGACAAGACGATCATCGGGTCCGGGACGTCGGGACAGATCGTCGGCGGCGGCTTCTTCCTCGGGCAGGGCGTCCACAACGTCATCATCCGGAACCTGACGATCCGGGACGCCTACCAGGGTGTCTGGAACGACAAGGAACACGACTACGACGGCATCCAGATGGACGGCGCCCACCACGTCTGGATCGACCACAACGACATCCGGCACATGGCCGACGGGCTCATCGACAGCCGCAAGGACACCACCTACCTGACGGTCTCCTGGAACAGACTGAGCCAGGAGAACAAGGCGTTCGGCATCGGCTGGACCGACAACGTCACCGCCGACATCACGATCCACCACAACTGGATCCGCGAGACCGAGCAGCGCAACCCCTCCACGGACAACGTCGCCCACGCCCACCTGTACAACAACTTCCTGGAGGACGTGGCGGGGACGGACATCAAGTCCTCCTACGGCAACTACTCGCGCGGCAGGACGAACATGGTCCTGGAGAACTCCTACTTCCAGGGCCTGACCAACCCCGTCGTCCGGGACGCCACCGCCACCCTCGTGCAGCGCGGCAACGTCTTCTCCGCCACCACCGGCAAGAACGAGAGCGGCGGCACGGGCGCGGCCTGGGACCCGAGGACGTACTACGCGTACACCCTCGACAAGGCCGCCGACGTCCCGGCTCTCCTCAAGTCGGGCGCCGGCCCCCGTACTTCCCTCGGCACGACGTCCGCCACGACGACCGCCACGGGCACCGCCCCGACGACGGCAACGGCGAAGGCGGCCGCCGTCACCACGCTCACCGTCGCCAAGGACGGCAGCGGGCAGTACACGACCGTGCAGGCCGCCGTGAACGCCGTACCCGCGAACAACGCCTCGCGGGTCGTGATCGCCGTCAAGCCGGGCACGTACCGCGAGCTGGTCAAGGTGCCGTCCAACAAGCCGCACGTCACCATCCAGGGCACCGGCGGCAGCCGCAAGGACACCACGATCGTCTACAACAACGCCTCCGGGACGCCGAAGCCCGACGGCTCGGGCACGTACGGCACCGGCGGCAGCGCCACCGTCGCCGTGGACGCGGACGACTTCCAGGCCCGCAACCTGACCATCTCCAACGACTTCGACGAGGCGGCCCACCAGGACATCGCGGGCCAGGCGGTCGCCCTGCGCACCTCCTCCGACAAGGTGTTCCTCGACGGCGTCATCATCAGCGGCGACCAGGACACCCTGCTGCTGGACACCGCGTCCAAGGACAGGCTGGGCCGCGTCTACATGACCAACTCCTACGTCGTCGGCAACGTCGACTTCATCTTCGGGCGCGCCACCGCGGTGATCGACAAGTCCGTCATCACCCTGAAGAAGCGCTGGAACGGCACCTCGGCCGGCTACGTCACGGCCCCCAGCACCGCCGCGAACCGCAAGGGCATCCTGATCGCCAACTCCACGATCAGCGGTGACGTGTCCGACCGCAGCTTCTACCTGGGGCGGCCCTGGCACGCGGGCGGCGACGCGAGCCTCGACCCGCAGACCACGGTCCGCAACACCGCTCTGAGCGCCGCGGTCAGGACCACGCCGTGGACCGACATGAGCGGCTTCTCCTGGAAGGACGACCGGTTCGCCGAGTACCGGAACACCGGCGCCGGCTCGGGCGCCGCGAGCTCCGACCGGCCCCAGCTGAGCGACTCCCAGGCCGCCGGCCAGGAGGTCGCGGACTGGCTGGGCGACTGGACACCCACGGCGTCCTGACCTTCGGGGCCGAGTCGACGGGCCCCGGCCGGCTGGGGGGCCGAGCCGGCCGGGACCCGGCGCTCAGCGGCGCAGCACCGGTGTGTCGTCCGGACGGGGCTCCCGAGCCCCCGCCGGGTGCCCCGTGCTCGCGCGCGGCGGGGCGGCGGCCGACCAGGGTCCGACCAGGGCGGTGTAGGCCCCGCAGCGGGTCATCAGCTCGTCGTGCGTTCCCGCGTCGAGCAGCCGTCCCGCGTCGACGACCAGGATGCGGTCGGCGTCGGGGGCGAGGCTCAGATCGTGGGTGATCATGATCGTCGTACGGCCCGACATGAGCCGGCGCAGCGGCTGCACGATCTGCCGGGCCGCCACCGAGTCGAGCCCGGCCGTGGGTTCGTCGAGGACGAGGACCGGGGCCGCGCGGAGCATCGCGCGGGCGATGGCGACGCGCTGGAGCTGGCCGCCGGAGAGGGCGGCGGTGCCGGGGGCGATGCGGGTGGCGTAGCCGTCGGGGAGGGCGGTGATGAACTCGTGGGCGGCTGCGGACCGGGCCGCCCGCTCGATCTCCGCGTCGGTCGCGCCCGGGCGGCCGCACTCGATGTTCTCCCGGACGGTGCCGTTGAGGACGAGGGTCTGCTGGGGCAGCAGGGCCGTGTTCTCGCGCAGGAACTCCAGCGGGACGTCCGTGAGCGGCACCCCGTCGAGGCGGATCACGCCCTTGTCGGGGTCGTAGAAGCGGGTGAGGAGCGTGGACAGCGTCGACTTCCCGGCGCCGCTCGCGCCGGTGACCAGGATCAGCTGGCCGGGCTCGGCGGTGAAGGTCACGTCGGTCAGCGACTCGCGGTCCGCGCCGGGATAGCGGAACGAGACGCCGTGCACGCCGACGCGGCCCCGCACCGGCCAGGACGGGACGGGGACCTCGGGGTCGCGCACCGACGGCCGCGCGTCCAGGAGTTCCGTGATGCGTTCGGCGCCCGCCGTGGCCGCGGTGAGGGTCAGGCCGAGCCGGCCGAGGCTGCGGACCGGTGGATAGAGGTAGCCGATGAACGCGGCGAAGGCCAGCAGGGCGCCGAGGGTCATCCGGCCGGCCGAGATCTCCCACACGCCCAGGCCGATCACCGACAGGACGCACAGGGTCTCGACCACCTCGACCAGCTGCTCGTACCTCTCGCTCAGCCGCGCGCCCCGCACCGAGGCCCGCATCCAGGCGCGGGCCTCCGCGTCGAGGCGTCGTTCCTCGTCGCGGCGGCGGTTGTACGCCTGGGTCAGCACGATGTTGCCCAGGGACTCCTCGACCACCGAGGTGATCGCGCCGTCGGCGACGCGTTCGTCCTGGGAGGCCTGTCCGATCCGGCCGGAGAAGCGGCGGGCGGCGAGCAGGAAGAGGGGGGCGAGGACGAAGGTGACCAGGGCCAGGTCCCAGCGGAGCCACAGGGCGGCCGCCGCGTAGAAGACGGCCGAGAAGGCTGCGGAGGCCGTGCCCACCACCCCCGAGACGACCAGCTGTTCGATGGCCTCCACGTCTCCCGTCAGCCGTTCCACCAGGTCGCCGCGGCGGTGCCGCTGGAAGAAGTGCGGCGGCAGGTCCTGGACGTGGCCGAAGACCCCGGCGCGCAGCCGCAGGACGAATCGTTCCCCCGTCCAGGTCGCGAGCGAGTTGCCCAGGTAGCCGACGAGCGCGCCCAGGGCGGCGACCCCCAGCCAGGCGCCGGCCGGGTCCCAGAAGGCGGTGAGCGAACCGGCCTGGAGGGCGTTGTCGGTGAGGTCGGCGAAGAGCAGGACGGAGGCGGCCTCGGCGAGCGCGGACACCACCACGCACGCCACGACGACCAGCATCCATCTGCGGTCGCCGCGGGTCAGCGGCCAGAAACGGCGGAAGGCCTCGCGGGCTTCCTTCATGTCGACGACTCCCTCGACTGACAGCGGGTACGAACGGCACGGCCGAGGCGGGGCCACCGGCTTCCACCGGTGGCCCCGCCTCGTGGCGCGCTGTCAGCCCTGGTGCGCGACCGGGCGGCGCTTCGGGGCGGCCTTCTTCGCGGCCTTCTTCTTGCCCACCGGCTTCGGGGCCGGGGCGGCGGCGGTCTTACGGGCCTTCTTGACGGGGGCGATCTTGTGGAAACTCATGGGAATTACCTCTCCATTCATCAGGCGCCGAACATGTTGTTCTTACCCGGTTTATATGTCATGGATTTGCAACAGTGCCGACCGGAACGGCTGCGGCGTCAGCCCTTGTGGGAGACCGGGCGGCGCTCCGCGGGCGCCTTCTTCGCGACCTTCTTCCTGGCCACGGGCTTCGGGGCCGGGGCGGCGGCGGCCTTACGGGCCTTCTTGGCGGGGGCGATCTTGTGGAAGCTCACGGCGTTCTCCATTCCGTTTGTTCGCTCACTTCGCTTTCGCGTCGTTCGCTTTCGACATGGAAAACACTACGGGACACCAGAGCCCGAAAAGGCCGATCCCGCTGAGACCTCGATGAATTGCGGCTGAGACCATTTTCAGGCGCCGGCGGGAACCGAACGGGAACTCACACAGGACTTAATACGAAGAGGCGGCCCCGTCGGTGACGGGGCCGCCTCGTGAACCGCTGAGGGTGGTGCGGGTTACTGCGTGATCGAGATCCGGTTCGCCGCCGGCGGCGCGAGCGGGCCCGCGGCCGAGGAGTTGGCGAGCAGGTACTGCTCCAGAGCCGTCAGGTCGTCCTCGCCGACAAGGTCGCCCGTGCCCAGGCCCAGCGTGGTGAAGCCGTCACCGCCGCCCGCGAGGAAGCTGTTGGTGGAGACGCGGTAGGTGGCGGCCGGGTCGATCGCCGCGCCGTTCAGCTTGATGGAGTCCGTGACGACCCGGTCGGCGCCGCTCTTCGTCAGGTCCAGCGTGTAGGTCAGGTTGGCGGACGGCTGGAGGATCTTCGGCGCGCTCGCGTTCGCCCCGCTCACCTGCTCCTTGAGGACCTGGATCAGCTGGGCGCCCGTGAAGTTCTGGAGGTTCACGGTGTTGGAGAACGGCTGGACGGTGAAGCCCTCGGCGTAGGTCACCACGCCGTCGCCCTCACTGCCCTTGGCCGCGTAGGTGAGACCGGCGCGGACACCGCCCGGGTTCATCAGCGCGAGGTCCGTCTCCGGGTCGAGCTTCCTGCCGTACCAGAGCTGGGCGTCGGCGATCAGGTCACCCATCGGGGACTCGGTGCCCGTGTTGGGGACGTCCGCGGAGATGTAGCCGATCGGCCGGTTGCCGACGGGGGCCGCCAGGGTGTTCCACCGGCTGATCAGCTCGGTCATGTCGGGCGCCTTGGCGACGGTCCGGGTGACCACGTGGTTCGCCGTCCGCACCGCCGTGCGCGCGATGTCACCGGTGAACCGGTCGTACGTCAGCGTGGTGTCCGTGTACAGGCGGCCGAAGGACGCGGCCGAGGTGACCGTGCGCGGCTTGCCCGACGGGTCGGCGACGGTGCACGCGTACGCCGCGTGCGTGTGGCCCGTCACCAGCGCGTCCACGGCCGGGGTGACGTTCTTCGCGATGTCGACGATCGGGCCGGAGATGCCGCCGCCCGCGCTCGGGGAGTCGCAGTTGTAGTTGTAGGCCCCCGAGGCCGGCAGACCGCCCTCGTGGATGAGCGCCACGATCGACTTCACGCCCTGCTTCTGGAGCTCCTTGGCGTACTTGTTGATCGTCTCGACCTCGTCCTTGAACCTGAGGCCCTTCACGCCCTCGGCGGACACGACACCGGGGGTGCCCTCCAGCGTCACGCCGATGAAGCCGATCCTGACGTCCTTCTTCTTCCAGACGAAGTACGGCTTCAGGATGGGCTTGCCGGTCTTCTCGTCCAGGACGTTGGCCGCCAGGTACGGGAAGTCGGCGCCCTTGAACTTCTTGTCCGTGTAGCAGCCGGCCGTCGGGTGACAGCCGCCCTTCTGCAACCGGGCCAGTTCCTTCGCGCCCTCGTCGAACTCGTGGTTGCCGACGGACGTGACGTCCAGGTCGAGCTTGTTCAGCGCCTCGATGGTGGGCTCGTCGTGGAACAGGCCCGAGATCAGCGGGGACGCGCCGACCATGTCACCGCCGGCCGCGGTGATGGAGTACTTGTTGCCCTCGCGCGCCTGACGCAGATGCGTGGCGAGGTACTCCACACCGCCCGCGTCGATCGTCTTCGTCGTGCCGTCCGCCTGGAGTTCCGTGACACGGCCCGAAGAGCCCGACGGCGGCTCGAGGTTGCCGTGCAGGTCGTTGAAGGACAGCAGCTGCACGTCCTGGTAGCGGCTCGGCAGCGGCTTGGAGTGCTTGCCGTCGTGGGCGTCCGCCGGCAGCGCGGCGGCCATGGCACCTGCGGTGGCGAGACCCGCGGCGGCCGCGAGAAGACGGTACGTACGACGTCTGCCGTTCGGATGCGGCTGGGAAGTGGCTGGCATGCGCCCCCCTGAGGTGTCTGCCTGTGATGTCTGCGTCCCCAGGTCCCGACGGCCCCGGGCGACGAATGAGGAGTGGCCCCGTCCGGCGCAGCCTAAAGTCAACGCGCGTAGCGCGACAGGGGGTTCTTGGTTACATCCTGGTTTCCCTTTGCCCCCGCTTACCCCTCGCTTTGCCTTTGCGGAGCTCAGCCTTCCGCCTTTCTCCTTACCGCCACATTGCCCGGCCCGCCCCTTACCCTCGTACGCATGACCAGCGACGACACCGCACGGATTCCCGGCTCCCGATCGATCGAGACCCACTCCGAGCTCTCCCCCGAACAGACCGGGGCCGTCCTCGAACTGCTCGCGGAGGCCGCCCGGTCGGACGGCCAGCAGGCGGTGTCCGAGCAGGGCCGGCTGCAACTGCACGGCGGAGCCCGCGACGGCGTCTCCCACCTGGTCCTCACCGTCGGCGACGACCTCGTCGGCTACGCCCAGCTGGAGGACACCGACCCGGTCGAGGCCCCGGCCGCCGAACTGGTGGTCCACCCCGCGCACCGCGGCCACGGCCACGGCAGGGCGCTCGGCTCCGCCCTGCTCGCCGCCTCCGGCAAGCGGCTGCGGGTCTGGGCGCACGGCGGTCACGCCGCCGCCCGGCACCTCGCCCAGGTGCTCGGCCTCTCCCTGTTCCGCGAACTGCGGCAGATGCGGCGGCCGTTGACCGACCTGGAGCTGCCCGAGCCGGTGCTGCCCGAGGGGGTGACCGTGCGCGCGTTCGTCCCGGGGCGGGACGACTCCGCCTGGCTCGCCGTCAACGCCGCCTCCTTCGCCCACCATCCCGAACAGGGCTCCCTCACCCAGCGCGACCTCGACGACCGCAGGTCCCAGCCCTGGTTCGACCCGGCCGGCTTCTTCCTCGCCTTCCGCGGCGAGCGGCTCGTCGGCTTCCACTGGACGAAGGTCCACGCCGAGGAGCAGCTCGGCGAGGTGTACGTCCTCGGTGTCGCCCCCGGCGCGCAGGGCGGCGGCCTCGGCAAGGCCCTCACCACCATCGGCCTGCGCCACCTCGCGGCCCAGGGGCTGCCCACGGCCATGCTGTACGTCGACGCGGACAACAAGGCGGCCGTGTCGGTGTACGAGCGGCTCGGCTTCGTCACCCACGAGACGGACCTGATGTACCGCACCGAGACCTGAGCGACGCGAGCCGGTGCCGACCTTCTCCCGGTCAGTCCGTGGAGGCGGGAGCGGCAGGGGCCGTGGGAGTGCCGTGCGGCGGCGCGCCCTTCGGGGGTGGGCCGAGGTGATCCCGTATGCGGCCCCAGGGGGCCCGCAGCGGCTCCGGTGTCCACAGCGCGCTCAACGCCAGGGCCGCCCCCAGGACCACCGCCCATCTCACCTGGGTCGCGACCCAGTAGGGATCCGCGGACGTGCCCAGCAGACCCCACCGGTTCGGGACCAGCACCACCACCGCGGCCGCGGTGCCCAGCCGGATCGCCGTGGCCCGGCCCGCTTGTGCCGCCCGGGTGAAGCGGACGGCGGCCGTCGCGAGGGCGAGGGCGGCGCAGGCCATTCCCGCCGCTTCGAGGGTGGCCGGGCCCGATGCGGGACGGGTCGGCGCGGGCGTCAGGAGCAGGGCGGTCGCCCACCAGAGCGCTGCCGCCGGGACGGCGAAAGCCAGGCGCAGCACGGTCCGGCGCGGCCGGCCCACCGGTGTGGTCGCCGTGGTGTTGCGAGCCGGGTCGTCCAGCAGGAAGGCCAGCCCCAGCGCTCCGGTGAGGGCGGTGAGACGCAGCACCAGCTGCCCCACGTCCGCGCCGGGGGCGTCGTCCGGCAGCCGGGTCGTCGCGGCGAGCAGGAGGCCCAGCCCGCCGGCCGTGCCGAGCGCCCGCCAGGGCAGGCTGCGCCACACCGGCGGCACCAGGGCGGGCAGCAGCTCCGCCGGGACCGCGCCCGTCTCCTCCCGCACTGCTCCTCGTCCTCGCGCGCGCACTACTCCTCGTCGTCGCACTGCTCCGCCTCCTTCGGCACCGGGACGCCCAGCAGCTTCGCGGCCTGGGCGGTCGTCGTCCTCGCCGAGGTCAGTTCCGTCCAGTGGGCCTTGACCCGGGCCGTCATCCCGGCGCGCGGGCGCTCCAGCAGTTCACGGATCACCGTCGTCTGCGCGCCCGACAGGCTCAGCCCGTACGTCGGGGACAGGACCACGCCGGAGCCGCTGATGCTGTCGTCCAGCCTTACGTCGCGGAAGGTGGCCTTCGGGGTGGGGTCGCTGCCCAGGACCAGCCACATGAGGGTCACCGCGCGGGCGTCGCACATCGGCTCGTTCACCACGTCCTCGGAGCCTCCCACCAGGACGGAGGCGACGCCGACGGCGAACTCCGGGACGCGGTTGCCGCCCCACCGGGTACCGACCGTCACCTGGCCCGGCGCCGTGGCCGGTTCGAGGGCGCCGTCGTCCTCGATCCCGTCACCGCTGACGTAGATCCGCTGGCGGACCGTCAGGGGCGCCTCGGCCGCCGCACCGCCGGCCCCGGACCGGACCCGGCCGACGACCTCGGCCCAGTCGGACCGCACACCGCTCCATTCGGGGAACGAGCAGTACGTCGAGCCCTCGTACTCGGAGCAGGACTGGACCTTCTGCGGAGACTCGCCGGCCGTCCTGCGCGCCGCCGCCAGGGCCGCCGTGTCGTGCGGCAGCTGGCCGGCCACCCCGGCCGCGGTGGCCGCGAGGGCCAGCGCGGTCGCCGCCTTGACCGCCCGGGTGCGGCCACCGGCGGCCAGCAGGGCCGCGCAGGCGAGCACGGCGCACAGGCCCGCCACGTACAGGGCGTGCCAGCCGGCCGGGCGGCCGAGCAGGCCGGAGGGGACCGGGGCGCCGCTGCCGGAGTCGGAGAAGATCACCGGGGAGAGCCACCCCACCCACTTGTGGTGGAAGCCGATGAGCCCGGAGGCCAGGATGCCGAGCACGTACACGGCGATGACGAAGAGTATGGGCACGAAGGAAGAGGGCAGCAGACGCGCCAGCAGCACGCCGAGGATCCCGGCCAGCAGGACCGTCAGGGGCCCGACGGCCAGCTCCCCGAAGGAGCCGTGTCCGATCGCGCCGGGCTTCAGCGCCTCCCGGGTGAACTCGCCCGCGACGGCGAGCGCGGTGAGCCCCGTGTACGGGAGCACGGAC harbors:
- a CDS encoding S1C family serine protease, which produces MTESIRRSGEYENFENPYQAPYEGAQQQASASPVGSSPVNPEWPPPPAYEPVTHPTQQQPAQPPYGQPPYGQPVVEPTAVWQTPAAAGAGGGNGGGTALLTPVAAEPGPAGRKRARGPFALLAAVAIVAAAIGGGTAYGIQELTGKSEVVSSSTTTSVVPSSKTGDVATIAAAVSPSVVEVSATLSNGTSTGSGVIITSAGEIITNNHVISGATSIKVKTSDGRSYTAQVVGTDSKKDLALIKLENASGLKPATLGNSDGVKVGDTVVAIGSPEGLTGTVTSGIVSALSRDVTVSTDESQSQGQGGQGGGNWPFQFGGQQFNGDTGTSTTTYKALQTDASLNPGNSGGALIDAGGNIIGINSAMYSAAADSSSSDAGSVGLGFAIPINTVKADLATLRAGGSDS
- a CDS encoding response regulator transcription factor, translated to MSPAEGDRDTQRILIVDDEPAVREALQRSLAFEGYDTEVAVDGADALEKATAYRPDLLVLDIQMPRMDGLTAARRIRGAGDTTPILMLTARDTVGDRVTGLDAGADDYLVKPFELDELFARVRALLRRSSYAAADAAAVQDDEALTFADLRMDLATREVTRAGRPVELTRTEFTLLEMFMAHPRQVLTREQILKAVWGFDFEPSSNSLDVYVMYLRRKTEAGGEPRLVHTVRGVGYVLRQGGAE
- a CDS encoding sensor histidine kinase — protein: MNKVVRRLRTLPIRARLSMLVAAAVAFAVAAVSVTCWFIVQGKLYDQVDEDLQKSLSMPRLQDQAMTAVNNCTTKTSKDIGNGPRNTYYQVVTEDGKSCVMPYSVGTVDVTRADMDLIKRGNGSRGVFRNGTDAEGADVRVLTLPGFTVSDPSTQSTTNAGLLIALPLKNTQSTLNDLALLLLLVSGIGVLGAGAAGLAVARAGLRPVDKLTEAVEHVARTEDLGIRIPVDDETDDEIARLSRSFNSMTASLASSRELQQQLIADAGHELRTPLTSLRTNIELLTRSEETGRPIPEADRKALLASVKAQMTELASLIGDLQELSRSEGQRGERVQVVSLEDAVESALRRARLRGPELTITASLEPWYTRAEPAALERAVVNILDNAVKFSPEGGTIDVRLSGGTLTVRDHGPGIPSEELPYVFDRFWRSPSARALPGSGLGLSIVARTVEQAGGQVALARAQGGGTVATVRLPGAPTPPPDDPLVPA
- a CDS encoding pectinesterase family protein, translated to MSEHRRRPARSADPTAPATTTTSPDRTSPAGAARTGPRHRRRAGAAFAIGLPLVLTAAGTLAYGTDLGLFGAAGQARAAAATVTAPAWATASADGFASVDALGQNGTYGGRDGRTVTVKTLADLEKYATAAEPYVIVVAAAITMDPVGKEIKVQSDKTIIGSGTSGQIVGGGFFLGQGVHNVIIRNLTIRDAYQGVWNDKEHDYDGIQMDGAHHVWIDHNDIRHMADGLIDSRKDTTYLTVSWNRLSQENKAFGIGWTDNVTADITIHHNWIRETEQRNPSTDNVAHAHLYNNFLEDVAGTDIKSSYGNYSRGRTNMVLENSYFQGLTNPVVRDATATLVQRGNVFSATTGKNESGGTGAAWDPRTYYAYTLDKAADVPALLKSGAGPRTSLGTTSATTTATGTAPTTATAKAAAVTTLTVAKDGSGQYTTVQAAVNAVPANNASRVVIAVKPGTYRELVKVPSNKPHVTIQGTGGSRKDTTIVYNNASGTPKPDGSGTYGTGGSATVAVDADDFQARNLTISNDFDEAAHQDIAGQAVALRTSSDKVFLDGVIISGDQDTLLLDTASKDRLGRVYMTNSYVVGNVDFIFGRATAVIDKSVITLKKRWNGTSAGYVTAPSTAANRKGILIANSTISGDVSDRSFYLGRPWHAGGDASLDPQTTVRNTALSAAVRTTPWTDMSGFSWKDDRFAEYRNTGAGSGAASSDRPQLSDSQAAGQEVADWLGDWTPTAS
- a CDS encoding ABC transporter ATP-binding protein, translated to MKEAREAFRRFWPLTRGDRRWMLVVVACVVVSALAEAASVLLFADLTDNALQAGSLTAFWDPAGAWLGVAALGALVGYLGNSLATWTGERFVLRLRAGVFGHVQDLPPHFFQRHRRGDLVERLTGDVEAIEQLVVSGVVGTASAAFSAVFYAAAALWLRWDLALVTFVLAPLFLLAARRFSGRIGQASQDERVADGAITSVVEESLGNIVLTQAYNRRRDEERRLDAEARAWMRASVRGARLSERYEQLVEVVETLCVLSVIGLGVWEISAGRMTLGALLAFAAFIGYLYPPVRSLGRLGLTLTAATAGAERITELLDARPSVRDPEVPVPSWPVRGRVGVHGVSFRYPGADRESLTDVTFTAEPGQLILVTGASGAGKSTLSTLLTRFYDPDKGVIRLDGVPLTDVPLEFLRENTALLPQQTLVLNGTVRENIECGRPGATDAEIERAARSAAAHEFITALPDGYATRIAPGTAALSGGQLQRVAIARAMLRAAPVLVLDEPTAGLDSVAARQIVQPLRRLMSGRTTIMITHDLSLAPDADRILVVDAGRLLDAGTHDELMTRCGAYTALVGPWSAAAPPRASTGHPAGAREPRPDDTPVLRR